CCTGGCTACCGGCCTGCAAGGCCGTGCGCAGATCGGCAAGGGCATGTGGGCCATGCCAGACCTGATGGCCGCGATGCTCGAGCAGAAGATCGCTCACCCGCTGGCCGGCGCCAACACCGCCTGGGTACCTTCGCCGACCGCCGCCACCCTGCACGCCCTGCACTACCACAAGGTCGACGTTCAGGCGCGTCAGCGTGAGCTGGCTTCGCGCACGCCAGCTTCGGTGGACGACATCCTGACCATCCCGCTGGCTGCCGACACCAACTGGTCGGCCGAAGAGATTCGCAACGAGCTGGACAACAATGCCCAGGGCATCCTCGGTTACGTGGTGCGCTGGATCGACCAGGGCGTGGGTTGCTCGAAGGTGCCGGACATCAATGATGTCGGCCTGATGGAAGACCGCGCCACCCTGCGTATCTCGGCCCAGCTGCTGGCCAACTGGCTGCGCCATGGCGTCGTCACCCAGGAGCATGTGCTCGAAAGCCTCAAGCGCATGGCTGCGGTTGTGGACAAGCAGAACGCCGGTGACGCCCTGTACCGCCCGATGGCGCCGAACTTCGACGACAACGTCGCGTTCCAGGCCGCTGTGGAGCTGGTAGTGGAAGGTGCCAAGCAGCCGAACGGTTACACCGAGCCGGTACTGCACCGCCGTCGTCGCGAGTTCAAGGCGCGTAACGGGTTGTAAGGCTGCAGGGGGCCGCTTTGCGGCCCATTCGCCGGCAAGCCGGCTCCCACAATTACTGCATCGCGCTCAAGTACGCTGCTGTACCTGTGGGAGCTGGCTTGCCGGCGATCAGCCCGCAACAGGCACCCAACTAGTCGATCTTCAACTCCTTCTTCACCAGCCCCAGCAACTTGCCCAGGTCCACCGGCTTGAGCAGGAAATCCACCACCCCCAGGTGCATCACGTCCACCGCCTCTTTCACATCGGTGTCACCCGACACCACGATGATCGACAACGCAGCCCGCTCCGATTCACGCACCTGCCGTATCAGGTCCAGGCCATCCTTGGGTTCCATGCGCAGATCGGTGATCATCAGGGCAATTCGCGGCTCATAGTGCAGCTTGAACATCGCCTCCTGAGCGCCGTCGGCAATCATGCAGTCGATGCCCCTGCTCTTCAGGTACAGGCACAGCGCCTCGCTGTTCACCGGATTGTCGTCAACCACCAGCACCACGGGTTTCGGTGCAACCGGCGCACTCACCACGGCCAATGCTTCACGCTCCGCGTCACTCAGGATGTCGTCATGCTCAACCATGGTCGTCTCGTCAAATAAATAGCCCACTCAGCCGATAAGACCGCACCTTGCGAAATTGATCACAGCACGCCCATAGACTTACGTCCAATGGGCACCACACGGCCACCAGCCGACCATGGGGGCCGAGAACAACAAGGCCGGCACCTATATATAGATATATATAGTTCGGCGTAGCGATACGGTCAGTTTCATGAGCAAAAAGGACGCCTACAGCCAGGCGGGCAGGACCGCGGTCCTGCAGAACATTCAGGGCACACTGCAGTTCCTGCAGCGCTTCCCCCCGTTCAACCAGATGGAGCACAGCCATCTGGGCTTTCTGGTGGAACAATGCCAGCTGCGGTTCTACGCCAGCGGGGAAAGCATCCTCAAACCCGCCGATGGCCCTGTCGAGCACTTCTACATCGTCAAGCAGGGCCGGGTAGTCGGCGAGCGCCAGCACCTGGTCAAGCCGGGCGTGGAAACCACCTTCGAGATCACCAGCGGCGAATGCTTCCCGCTGGCTGCCCTGCTTGGCGAACGCGCCACCCGCACCGAGCACCTGGCCGGCGAAGACACCTTCTGCCTGCAATTGAACAAGTCTGCCTTCATCCGCCTGTTCTCGATGTCGGATGTGTTTCGAGATTTTGCACTGCGTGGTGTCAGCAGCCTGCTCGAACAGGTCAATCAGCAAGTGCGCCAGCGTGCGGTGGAAACCCTCGGTACCCAGTACTCGCTGAACACGCCACTCGGCGAGCTGGCCATGCGTCACCCGGTGGTCTGCACGCCGGATACTCCGCTGCGTGACGCCGTGCGGCTGATGCACGAGCAGCAGGTCGGCAGCATCGTGGTGGTCGACCCGAAGCGCTACCCGGTGGGCATCTTCACCCTGCGCGACCTGCGCCAGGTGGTGGCCGAAGCCGACGCCGACCTGGGCGCGCCGATCGACCGGCACATGACCGCCAAGCCGTTCTACCTCAGCCCGCAAGCCACGGCCTTCGACGGGGCCATGGCGATGACCGAACGGCACATCGCCCACGTCTGCCTGGTAGAAAACCAGCGCCTGTGTGGCGTGGTGTCGGAACGCGATCTGTTTTCCCTGCAACGTGTCGACCTGGTGCATCTGGCGCGCACCATCCGCCACGCACCACGCCTGGACACCCTGGTTTCGCTGCGTGGCGAAATCGGTCAGCTGGTCGAGCGCATGCTCGCCCACGGCGCCTCCTCGACCCAGATCACACAGATCATCACCCTGCTCAACGACCATACCGTATGCCGGGTGATCGAGCTGGCCTTGGCTGAGCGCGGCGACCCCGGCGTGCCCTTCAGTTGGCTGTGCTTTGGCAGCGAAGGCCGCCGCGAACAGACCCTGCACACCGACCAGGACAACGGCATCCTGTTCGACGCCGCCGACAGCACCGAGGCCGAGGCCATTCGCACCCGCCTGCTGCCGCTGGCGCAGTACATCAACCAGTGCCTTGCCCAGTGTGGCTTTACCCTGTGCAAGGGCAACGTCATGGCCGGCAACCCCGAGCTGTGCCTGTCGCGCACCGAATGGGCACGGCGTTTCGCCGGTTTCATCCGCGAGGCCAGCCCGGAGAACCTGCTTGGTTCGAGCATCTACTTCGACCTGCGCGTGGTCTGGGGCGACGAACAGGGTTGCGAACAGCTGCGCCAGAACCTGCTTGAACACGTGGCCGACAACCGTATCTTCCAACGCATGATGGCCGACAACGCCCTGCGCCAGCGGCCACCGGTGGGCCGCCTGCGCGAATTCGTGCTGACCCGTCAGGGCAACGACAAGGCCGCCACCCTCGACCTCAAGGTCCAGGGCCTGACCCCCTTCGTCGATGGTGCCCGGCTGCTGGCCCTGGCCAATGGCATTGGCGCCTGCAACACCCTGGAGCGCCTGCGTCAGCTGGTCGACAAAGGCGTCATCGAAGCACTCGACGGCGCCGCCTACGAAGAGGCCTACCACTTCATCCAGCAAACCCGCATGCAGCAACACCAGCGGCAGACCCGCGACAACCTGCCTTACTCCAATCGCCTCGACCCGGACAGCCTCAACCATCTGGACCGGCGCATCCTGCGCGAGTCGCTGCGCCAGGCCCAGCGCCTGCAGAGCAGCCTGGCCCTGCGGTACCAGTTATGAGCCTGTTCGCCTGGCTGCGCCCGGTCAGCGTGCCGCTCGACGATGCCGTGCGCGAACGACTGTCGCGCTTGCCCAAGCCAGCGCCGTTGGGCGTATGTTCATTGCGCGAGCAACGCTGGGTGGTGCTCGACCTGGAAACCAGCGGCCTGAACCCCAATCGAGATCAGGTACTGTCGATCGGCGCCGTGGCCATCGAAGACGGTGCCATCGACTTTTCCCAGCAATTCGAGCGCACCCTGCACCGGCCGACGCAGAAGACCAACGCCAGCGTGCTGATCCACGGGCTGGGGCCCAGTGCCCTGGCTGCGGGATGTGACCCCGCTGAAGCCCTGCTCGACCTGCTCGAGTTCATCGGTACCAGCCCGGTACTGGCCTTCCATGCGCCGTTCGATCAACGCATGCTGGCCCGGGCATTGAAGGAAAGCCTTGGTCACCGGCTACAGCAGCATTTTCTCGACGTGGCCGAGCTGGCCCCGATGCTCAACCCCGATACCGTATTGCGCGAGGCCGGGCTGGACGACTGGGTCGCGCGCTTCGGCCTGCAGATCGAAGAACGCCACCATGCCAGCGCCGATGCGCAGGTGACGGCGGAGCTGGCCCTGATTCTCCTGAGCCAGGCGCGCCGGCAGCAGCTCGATAGCCCGTTGCAACTGGAACAGCGCGTGCGTGGGTGGCGGCGGCGCAAATTGCAGAGCCACGGCCTTTGACAGAGGGATTGGCCCTATCGCTGGCAAGCCCGCTTTCACAAGGCCCATGGCGTACCTGTGGGCGCCGGCTGGCCGGCGATAGGGCTAGCCATGACAACCTCGATTCCCCCCTCCATGCTGGCAATCCGATAAGCGTCCATTGCACCCCACCCCCCGCCTCTGCAACAATCGCGAATAATTATCGTTAGTTAATGCATTCGTTCCGGGGGGACGCTGCGTGTCTTCTGCTCAAAGCCCACA
The Pseudomonas sp. KU43P genome window above contains:
- a CDS encoding PolC-type DNA polymerase III → MSLFAWLRPVSVPLDDAVRERLSRLPKPAPLGVCSLREQRWVVLDLETSGLNPNRDQVLSIGAVAIEDGAIDFSQQFERTLHRPTQKTNASVLIHGLGPSALAAGCDPAEALLDLLEFIGTSPVLAFHAPFDQRMLARALKESLGHRLQQHFLDVAELAPMLNPDTVLREAGLDDWVARFGLQIEERHHASADAQVTAELALILLSQARRQQLDSPLQLEQRVRGWRRRKLQSHGL
- a CDS encoding putative nucleotidyltransferase substrate binding domain-containing protein, which translates into the protein MSKKDAYSQAGRTAVLQNIQGTLQFLQRFPPFNQMEHSHLGFLVEQCQLRFYASGESILKPADGPVEHFYIVKQGRVVGERQHLVKPGVETTFEITSGECFPLAALLGERATRTEHLAGEDTFCLQLNKSAFIRLFSMSDVFRDFALRGVSSLLEQVNQQVRQRAVETLGTQYSLNTPLGELAMRHPVVCTPDTPLRDAVRLMHEQQVGSIVVVDPKRYPVGIFTLRDLRQVVAEADADLGAPIDRHMTAKPFYLSPQATAFDGAMAMTERHIAHVCLVENQRLCGVVSERDLFSLQRVDLVHLARTIRHAPRLDTLVSLRGEIGQLVERMLAHGASSTQITQIITLLNDHTVCRVIELALAERGDPGVPFSWLCFGSEGRREQTLHTDQDNGILFDAADSTEAEAIRTRLLPLAQYINQCLAQCGFTLCKGNVMAGNPELCLSRTEWARRFAGFIREASPENLLGSSIYFDLRVVWGDEQGCEQLRQNLLEHVADNRIFQRMMADNALRQRPPVGRLREFVLTRQGNDKAATLDLKVQGLTPFVDGARLLALANGIGACNTLERLRQLVDKGVIEALDGAAYEEAYHFIQQTRMQQHQRQTRDNLPYSNRLDPDSLNHLDRRILRESLRQAQRLQSSLALRYQL
- a CDS encoding response regulator codes for the protein MVEHDDILSDAEREALAVVSAPVAPKPVVLVVDDNPVNSEALCLYLKSRGIDCMIADGAQEAMFKLHYEPRIALMITDLRMEPKDGLDLIRQVRESERAALSIIVVSGDTDVKEAVDVMHLGVVDFLLKPVDLGKLLGLVKKELKID